The uncultured Ilyobacter sp. genome has a segment encoding these proteins:
- a CDS encoding protein kinase, whose product MTVVMTTQCTHVGDLVGTVHYMSPEQCDGDPAAIDTRSDVYSLGVVLYELLTGTAPYDTSGATVYAAIRTIKDEPPQRPSAINRRFRGDIEGILLRALEKDPARRYASAAALAQDVRKHLAGEPTEARPPQALTRAARWLLRHPIVTTTAACVAILAVGGAIGFAAYYVAIRQPHHITIDDDQSAARLETAAGLQLFEWGPRGIAPIQFAQVVSRPRELGGGQLAIIGYGAETLSAPYGCFAFYDAHAPDEPPIQILTLGDDEIPESLRLRDRTSVVSFHASDFGADRACIADVFDDPPGVQSDELIAVHMHASRTQSALSVYRLDGRLLYRVWLDAHIRDMEWLPEQGLLVCAGCERYSAFAGTRH is encoded by the coding sequence TTGACGGTCGTCATGACCACGCAATGTACGCACGTCGGCGATCTGGTCGGCACCGTGCATTACATGAGCCCGGAGCAGTGCGACGGCGACCCCGCCGCGATCGACACCCGCAGCGACGTCTATTCGCTCGGCGTGGTGCTCTATGAATTGCTGACCGGTACGGCCCCGTATGACACGTCGGGTGCCACGGTCTACGCCGCGATTAGAACCATCAAGGACGAGCCGCCGCAGCGGCCGAGTGCGATCAACCGCCGCTTCCGCGGGGATATTGAAGGGATCCTGCTGCGGGCGTTGGAGAAAGATCCCGCGCGCCGGTATGCATCCGCCGCCGCACTGGCCCAGGACGTGCGCAAACATCTGGCCGGAGAACCAACCGAAGCCCGCCCGCCGCAAGCACTGACGCGGGCCGCGCGCTGGCTCCTCCGACATCCAATCGTGACGACGACTGCTGCGTGTGTCGCCATTCTCGCGGTTGGTGGGGCGATTGGATTCGCCGCGTACTATGTCGCAATTCGTCAGCCGCACCACATTACGATCGACGATGACCAGAGTGCGGCGCGCCTCGAGACGGCCGCCGGGCTGCAGCTATTCGAATGGGGCCCGCGGGGAATTGCACCAATCCAGTTTGCGCAGGTTGTATCGCGTCCACGCGAACTCGGTGGGGGTCAACTGGCGATTATCGGCTATGGGGCGGAGACGCTAAGTGCACCCTACGGTTGCTTCGCATTTTACGACGCACACGCGCCGGACGAACCCCCGATCCAGATCCTTACGCTCGGAGACGACGAGATTCCGGAATCACTGCGTCTACGTGACCGAACCTCGGTCGTGTCGTTTCACGCTAGTGACTTTGGCGCGGACCGTGCATGTATCGCTGACGTATTCGACGACCCTCCCGGTGTTCAATCTGACGAGTTGATCGCTGTGCATATGCACGCCTCGAGAACGCAATCAGCGCTCTCGGTATATCGGTTAGATGGCAGGCTGCTGTATCGGGTGTGGCTTGATGCCCACATCCGTGACATGGAGTGGCTTCCAGAACAGGGGCTCCTCGTTTGCGCGGGGTGTGAACGGTACAGCGCTTTTGCAGGAACGCGACATTGA
- a CDS encoding tyrosine-protein phosphatase gives MHGLTTPTLTVSRYESRPWIRTLRNVEKSLRGGRARLIALVLAIGLPVLAVVLGLMQQGLPAETIPPPLDAEPGRWIDIDGAQNTRDIGGYVTADGRTVRRSAVYRSGTLSHVTDAGCDTFTDLGVATVVDYRNRLLPVPLYNGDVFCVHRAVKMYGFPVSFRSEGPEAGRYLQGLEENAEAFCDTFDLLAEPERLPLMYHCAAGTDRTGVMTALLLRLLGVDRNTVLDDFKLSAKVGTPGNLEGMLALLDEVETAGGIETFLERLGVPATVQQRVRENLLE, from the coding sequence GTGCATGGATTAACAACTCCCACGCTCACCGTTTCCAGGTATGAATCGCGGCCATGGATTCGGACCTTAAGGAACGTCGAAAAAAGCTTGCGCGGCGGCCGTGCTCGCCTTATCGCCCTCGTTCTCGCCATCGGCCTGCCTGTGCTGGCCGTCGTGCTCGGCCTGATGCAACAGGGCTTGCCGGCCGAGACCATTCCACCACCACTGGACGCCGAGCCCGGCCGCTGGATCGATATCGACGGCGCCCAGAATACGCGTGACATCGGCGGCTATGTTACCGCCGACGGCCGCACCGTCCGGCGGAGTGCGGTCTATCGCTCCGGCACGTTATCACACGTTACGGACGCCGGCTGCGACACATTCACAGATCTTGGTGTCGCGACGGTGGTCGACTATCGCAATCGCCTGCTGCCAGTGCCGCTCTACAACGGCGACGTGTTCTGCGTGCATCGCGCTGTGAAGATGTACGGTTTCCCGGTTAGCTTTCGCAGCGAAGGCCCGGAGGCGGGGCGGTACTTGCAGGGGCTCGAGGAGAACGCGGAGGCGTTTTGCGACACGTTTGACCTCTTGGCCGAGCCGGAGCGGCTGCCGCTGATGTACCACTGTGCCGCCGGCACCGACCGCACCGGCGTTATGACGGCATTGTTGCTCAGGTTGCTCGGCGTCGATCGCAACACGGTTCTGGACGACTTCAAGCTCTCCGCCAAAGTCGGCACGCCCGGCAATCTCGAAGGCATGCTGGCCCTGCTGGACGAAGTCGAAACCGCCGGCGGAATCGAGACGTTCCTCGAACGCCTCGGCGTGCCCGCCACCGTGCAGCAGCGGGTGCGTGAAAATCTGCTCGAATAA
- a CDS encoding PilT/PilU family type 4a pilus ATPase — MDLLHQAAERSASDVHLVPGYSPTFRIHGKLESSGAQLLVAEDLDRLVAELMPERAGTELVERRGGDSAISIEHKGNTCRFRANVYMSQGAWCACLRHIPNVIPTFDWLGFPKDLGKRLVSYSNGLVVITGVTGSGKSATLASLMAYLRRGGTHHILTIEEPIEYIHSPGQGGIVTQREVGRDVDSFADGLKFGLRQDPDAILVGEIRDRDTAQIAISAAETGHLIFTTLHTRDAKGALTRLVDVFPHDSQDDVRGQLAMSLRSIVSQHLLPPAVEGDKRILALEVMHNTSQVAAAIRTGKIETLESAIQTGKRDGMVMLDDDLVRLVTEGKITIETARRYAKDPENIKGPSKAW, encoded by the coding sequence ATGGATCTCTTGCACCAAGCCGCGGAGCGGAGTGCTTCCGACGTACACCTCGTCCCCGGGTATTCGCCGACGTTCCGCATTCATGGCAAACTGGAATCAAGCGGCGCGCAATTGCTCGTCGCGGAAGACCTGGACCGTTTGGTGGCCGAGCTGATGCCTGAGCGGGCTGGCACTGAACTCGTCGAACGCCGCGGCGGCGACAGTGCGATCTCGATCGAGCACAAGGGCAACACCTGCCGTTTTCGTGCCAACGTCTACATGTCGCAAGGTGCGTGGTGCGCTTGTCTGCGGCATATTCCGAACGTGATTCCTACGTTCGATTGGCTTGGTTTCCCGAAGGATCTGGGCAAGCGGCTGGTGTCTTACAGTAACGGCCTCGTTGTCATCACCGGTGTTACCGGCTCGGGAAAGTCCGCGACACTGGCGTCCCTGATGGCATACCTCCGGCGGGGCGGCACGCACCACATTCTCACCATCGAAGAGCCGATCGAGTACATCCATTCACCCGGCCAGGGCGGCATCGTCACGCAGCGCGAAGTGGGGCGCGACGTGGACTCCTTTGCCGACGGGCTCAAGTTCGGCCTGCGACAGGATCCCGATGCGATTCTGGTCGGCGAGATTCGCGACCGCGACACGGCCCAGATTGCAATCAGTGCGGCCGAGACCGGTCACCTGATTTTCACCACCCTCCACACGCGCGATGCCAAGGGCGCTCTCACGCGTCTGGTCGACGTCTTCCCGCACGATTCGCAGGATGACGTTCGCGGCCAGCTCGCGATGAGCCTGCGTTCCATTGTCAGCCAACATCTCTTGCCGCCGGCCGTCGAAGGTGACAAACGTATCCTGGCGCTGGAAGTGATGCACAACACGTCGCAAGTCGCGGCGGCGATTCGCACCGGGAAGATTGAGACGCTCGAATCCGCCATTCAGACCGGTAAACGTGACGGCATGGTCATGCTCGACGACGACCTGGTACGACTGGTAACCGAGGGCAAGATCACGATCGAAACGGCCAGACGCTACGCCAAAGACCCCGAGAACATCAAAGGCCCCTCAAAAGCCTGGTAA
- a CDS encoding lipocalin family protein — protein sequence MQTISGTARVPDPNVPAKLKVRFFPLFEANYWILDLDTENYEWAVVGEPFRLTFWILSRTPTIDENVYQAILDRMPEMGI from the coding sequence GTGCAGACCATCTCCGGGACGGCGCGTGTGCCCGATCCGAACGTGCCGGCGAAGCTGAAGGTGCGGTTCTTCCCGTTGTTCGAGGCGAATTATTGGATCCTCGACCTCGACACGGAGAACTACGAGTGGGCGGTCGTGGGCGAGCCGTTTCGGCTGACGTTCTGGATCCTCAGCCGCACGCCGACGATCGACGAGAACGTATACCAGGCGATTCTCGACCGGATGCCGGAAATGGGGATATGA
- a CDS encoding ECF-type sigma factor, translating into MDQLQTQITTLLSAVGEGDAQASERLWRIVYDELHRLAKARMAHEGRRDGLQTTVLVQEAFVRLAGREGAAIPANRRHFFTAAANVMRQFLVDHARKRESLKRGGGHSRVHLADEPADLLADPAETIAIDEALQRLAAHDSQMAEIVQLRYFTGLTIDETAAVMEISPRQVDKQWRFAKAWLHRELA; encoded by the coding sequence GTGGATCAGCTTCAAACACAGATTACTACGTTGCTTTCCGCCGTTGGCGAGGGCGACGCGCAAGCGAGCGAGCGGCTTTGGCGCATCGTCTATGACGAGCTGCATCGCCTGGCCAAGGCGCGCATGGCACACGAGGGCCGGCGGGATGGGTTGCAGACCACCGTGCTGGTGCAGGAGGCGTTCGTGCGGCTGGCTGGGCGTGAAGGTGCGGCAATTCCCGCCAATCGGCGCCATTTCTTCACCGCCGCCGCGAATGTCATGCGCCAATTCCTCGTCGATCACGCACGTAAACGAGAGAGCCTGAAACGTGGCGGCGGTCATTCGCGGGTGCATCTCGCCGATGAGCCGGCGGATCTGCTCGCCGATCCGGCGGAGACAATCGCGATTGACGAAGCCCTTCAGCGATTGGCCGCGCACGATTCGCAAATGGCCGAAATCGTGCAGCTACGCTACTTCACCGGCCTGACCATCGACGAAACCGCCGCCGTGATGGAGATCTCACCGCGGCAGGTGGACAAGCAGTGGCGGTTTGCAAAAGCCTGGCTGCACCGCGAATTGGCGTAG
- a CDS encoding lipocalin family protein, which translates to MGLGLVAGCGVFTPLEVAEDVDIERYAGKWYEVARYPNSFQSDACQYTTAEYAVLDDGTVTVDNRLRGSGDG; encoded by the coding sequence ATGGGACTGGGGCTTGTCGCCGGTTGCGGCGTGTTCACGCCGTTGGAGGTGGCGGAGGACGTTGATATCGAGCGGTACGCCGGGAAGTGGTATGAGGTGGCGCGGTATCCGAACTCGTTTCAAAGTGACGCCTGTCAGTACACGACCGCGGAGTATGCGGTGCTCGACGATGGGACGGTGACGGTGGATAACCGTTTGCGAGGATCCGGAGACGGGTGA
- a CDS encoding serine/threonine-protein kinase, producing MTTDAWKRAEEIFDRVVAVPAEQRAALLDEACAGDDTLRAEVESLLEHDASANGGFLAAPALVFHKPGEPSPAWAERLIGRKLGHFTILRPLGFGGMGCVFEAQQDRPARAVALKVLAPGSSAPSALARFRLEPEVLGRLQHPNIAKVFEAGVHDDPDAPGRPLPYFALELIPGACSLVHYADEHELTVRQRLALFAKVCDAIHHGHQKGIVHRDLKPANILVGQDGEPKVIDFGVARGVGR from the coding sequence GTGACAACCGATGCCTGGAAACGTGCGGAGGAGATCTTCGACCGGGTTGTCGCGGTCCCGGCCGAACAGCGGGCGGCACTGCTCGATGAAGCCTGCGCCGGCGACGACACGCTGCGGGCCGAGGTCGAATCGCTGCTGGAACACGACGCGTCCGCCAACGGCGGTTTCCTGGCCGCGCCGGCACTCGTGTTTCACAAGCCGGGCGAGCCCTCCCCGGCGTGGGCCGAACGGCTGATCGGCCGCAAGCTGGGCCATTTTACAATCCTGCGGCCGCTTGGCTTCGGCGGCATGGGCTGCGTGTTCGAGGCGCAGCAGGACCGGCCGGCCCGCGCCGTGGCGTTGAAGGTGCTGGCCCCCGGATCGAGCGCTCCGTCAGCCCTGGCCCGGTTTCGCCTGGAACCGGAAGTGCTTGGCCGGCTGCAACATCCGAACATTGCGAAGGTCTTCGAGGCCGGTGTACACGATGACCCTGACGCGCCCGGCCGGCCGCTACCGTACTTCGCGCTCGAGCTGATTCCGGGGGCATGCTCGCTGGTTCACTATGCCGACGAGCACGAACTGACCGTCCGTCAACGGCTCGCACTGTTCGCGAAGGTCTGCGACGCGATCCACCACGGCCACCAGAAAGGCATCGTGCATCGCGATCTGAAGCCGGCGAATATCCTCGTCGGGCAGGACGGCGAGCCGAAGGTGATCGATTTCGGCGTTGCCCGGGGCGTCGGACGTTGA
- a CDS encoding tail fiber domain-containing protein, which yields MLANKVHKAICPTMSGMAPNFASRLQREDWGKYVDLKGEPGTENGDITGVTAGDGLTGGGDEGEVTLSIPDRGLPVAKMRSDGVPPGQVITSTGDGGAVWQDGSPNADPIDHGTLDGLLDDDHPQYLLRGETDSVSGVMLQDGGVGLDKLTSNGASAGWVVKFDGSAISWAPDEVGGGNSPWEHGNQENIYYSPGGVPQVGIGTSEPDAALEVHGDVKIVDNGQSGPTVDVAGDVHVADGLDVDSDINVGSALTVDGDVDVGDDLYVVGYATIGEDLRVYEDLQVGENLSGTELALDVNGDASIADSLNVHGSTFLFDELVVLSNISSGSGTPVVVASNGRLYKQSSSLRYKHNVIGLPSSTAAVLALRPVTFNWNATGERDIGLIAEEVAEIVPELVLYDAEDRPDAG from the coding sequence ATGTTGGCAAACAAGGTCCACAAGGCGATATGCCCGACCATGAGTGGAATGGCACCGAACTTCGCTTCCAGACTTCAACGGGAGGACTGGGGGAAATACGTTGATCTTAAGGGCGAACCGGGAACCGAGAACGGCGACATCACTGGCGTAACGGCCGGCGATGGCCTCACTGGCGGCGGGGACGAGGGCGAAGTGACACTGAGCATTCCTGACCGGGGACTCCCTGTCGCGAAAATGCGCTCTGATGGAGTTCCGCCAGGCCAAGTCATCACATCCACGGGGGACGGAGGTGCAGTGTGGCAAGATGGATCTCCCAACGCCGATCCAATCGACCACGGCACGCTGGACGGGCTGCTTGATGATGATCATCCGCAGTATTTACTGCGAGGTGAAACAGATTCCGTAAGCGGTGTGATGTTGCAGGATGGAGGGGTTGGGCTCGACAAGCTCACCAGCAATGGGGCAAGTGCAGGATGGGTAGTTAAGTTCGACGGATCTGCGATCTCCTGGGCCCCAGACGAAGTGGGCGGAGGAAACTCGCCATGGGAGCATGGGAACCAGGAGAATATCTATTACTCTCCCGGCGGCGTTCCACAAGTCGGGATCGGAACATCGGAACCAGATGCTGCACTAGAAGTACATGGCGATGTGAAGATCGTGGACAATGGGCAATCGGGCCCAACGGTTGATGTTGCGGGCGACGTTCACGTAGCCGACGGCCTTGACGTTGATTCTGACATCAATGTTGGTAGCGCGCTTACAGTGGACGGCGATGTCGATGTCGGGGACGACCTCTATGTCGTTGGCTATGCGACTATAGGCGAGGACTTGCGCGTCTATGAGGATTTGCAGGTCGGCGAGAACTTATCGGGAACAGAACTCGCATTGGACGTCAATGGAGATGCCTCGATCGCTGACTCCTTGAACGTTCACGGATCGACGTTTCTCTTTGACGAACTGGTTGTCTTGTCCAACATCTCTAGTGGCAGCGGTACGCCAGTCGTAGTCGCCAGTAATGGTCGATTGTACAAACAAAGCTCCAGTCTACGTTACAAACATAATGTGATTGGCTTGCCGTCTTCCACTGCGGCAGTATTGGCCCTACGTCCAGTCACTTTCAATTGGAACGCAACCGGCGAACGGGACATTGGCCTGATTGCTGAGGAGGTTGCTGAGATCGTTCCCGAACTCGTCTTGTACGATGCGGAAGACCGCCCCGATGCCGGTTAA
- a CDS encoding class I SAM-dependent methyltransferase, whose protein sequence is MHTKTTPENPYALNRYAFAWHHIPDGSAAHLDFGCHDGQFLQDLDGKRIERRVGIDAATEPLEKGRQARPDLEFIHNQTVTPLPFEDQSFQSATVLDVIEHIVPQHELLLELHRVLREDGVLIVTVPGQHLFSCLDLGNFKFRFPRLHRWWYVRKHSVAEYEARYGVNADGLIGDISAEKSWHEHFSRRKLQALLENAGFEVREFDGRGFFRRVLVIFQKTVGRIGFVGRLLDRLLRADLKAFESTDLFCVAKKKL, encoded by the coding sequence ATGCACACAAAAACGACCCCCGAAAACCCGTATGCGCTGAACCGATACGCCTTTGCGTGGCACCATATCCCAGACGGTTCGGCCGCCCATCTGGACTTTGGCTGCCATGATGGCCAATTTCTGCAGGATCTCGATGGAAAGCGGATTGAGCGGCGTGTGGGTATCGATGCGGCCACCGAGCCACTCGAAAAAGGACGCCAAGCCCGCCCGGATTTGGAGTTTATACACAATCAAACGGTCACGCCGCTCCCGTTCGAGGACCAGTCGTTCCAGTCGGCGACCGTGCTGGACGTAATCGAGCATATCGTTCCGCAGCACGAGTTGCTCCTGGAACTCCACCGCGTGTTGCGCGAGGACGGCGTGCTGATCGTTACGGTGCCGGGACAACACTTGTTCTCGTGTCTGGATTTGGGGAACTTCAAATTCCGGTTTCCGCGGCTGCACCGCTGGTGGTACGTTCGCAAGCATTCCGTCGCCGAGTACGAAGCACGCTACGGCGTCAACGCCGACGGGCTAATCGGCGACATTTCAGCCGAAAAAAGCTGGCACGAGCACTTTTCACGCCGCAAGCTGCAAGCCCTGCTGGAGAATGCGGGGTTCGAGGTGCGTGAGTTTGACGGCCGCGGCTTCTTCCGGCGTGTACTCGTGATTTTCCAGAAGACAGTGGGGCGCATCGGCTTCGTTGGGCGTCTGCTCGACCGCCTGCTGCGGGCCGATCTCAAGGCATTTGAATCAACGGATCTGTTTTGTGTGGCGAAGAAGAAGCTGTGA
- a CDS encoding DEAD/DEAH box helicase, which translates to MAKSTNAPDAETETRFADLGLSAELMETLESIGFHTPTDIQRELIPSALDGRDCLGQAKTGTGKTAAFAIPILERVKPGKGVQALVLVPTRELAMQVDEHVRMLGKRHPLKTLLVYGGTRIRGNLDRLKEDKRDIVVGTPGRVLDLIRRRALVLDNLKLAVLDEVDRMLDIGFRDDIRRILREIKGRHQTIFVSATIDDPIRRLARSFMHEPVEINVSSDKLTVDSIEQCFATVDPPQKFATLLGFLRVEEPSLVIVFTRTKRTAHEVSTKLKRAGIRCMGIHGDLNQSRRHRVLKAFRQGEIHVMVATDLASRGLDVMEVSHIVNYDIPEDASVYVHRVGRTARMGQSGYALTFVTRDQGNELTAIEMLINRELTRIPVLEEWLEAGRRDLGASDDGPRATFARSPRREAESGRPAKRDDRPPRTAHAVPAMGVRSRTTEAAPAGEKPAKSDANIAKDTSRPDGDPAESKPVPPAPAASQQERGKAGQHGEDRGPVGSRSQGQTAAEARAERKKEEAGRRTEGRAASGHQEKDRQQGQSLNNKEGQGQNRYVRKADREDNQEDGHKNSQENRRQDNQESRSKGDQEDGGKGRPGNSQKTDGREETLHKGSPPAPNRPSPSLPPNQPAPPAYAPTGGRPADGGECASRHFRSRALRACVCFYSDDGWLAAVAGLTIGGSGPR; encoded by the coding sequence ATGGCGAAAAGCACGAACGCACCTGACGCCGAGACCGAAACGCGCTTCGCGGATCTTGGTCTCTCAGCGGAACTCATGGAAACCCTGGAAAGCATCGGGTTCCACACCCCCACCGACATCCAGCGGGAGCTGATTCCGTCCGCCCTCGACGGGCGCGACTGTCTCGGTCAGGCCAAGACCGGCACCGGCAAGACCGCCGCTTTCGCGATTCCGATTCTCGAACGCGTCAAGCCCGGCAAGGGCGTACAGGCCCTCGTGCTCGTGCCGACGCGCGAGCTTGCCATGCAGGTGGACGAGCATGTGCGGATGCTCGGCAAACGTCACCCGCTAAAAACGCTGCTGGTCTATGGCGGAACCAGGATTCGCGGCAACCTCGACCGCCTCAAAGAGGACAAGCGCGATATCGTGGTCGGCACGCCCGGCCGCGTGCTCGATCTGATTCGCAGACGGGCGCTGGTACTGGACAACCTCAAGCTGGCGGTGCTGGACGAAGTCGATCGCATGCTCGACATCGGTTTCCGCGATGACATCCGCCGGATTCTGCGCGAGATCAAAGGCCGGCATCAGACGATCTTTGTCTCCGCGACGATCGACGATCCGATTCGCCGGTTGGCGCGTTCGTTCATGCATGAGCCGGTCGAGATCAACGTCTCGTCGGACAAGCTCACGGTCGATTCGATCGAGCAATGCTTCGCGACGGTCGATCCGCCGCAGAAATTTGCGACGCTGCTGGGCTTCTTGCGCGTCGAGGAGCCGTCGCTGGTGATTGTGTTCACACGCACGAAGCGAACAGCCCACGAGGTGTCGACCAAACTCAAACGGGCCGGCATTCGTTGCATGGGCATTCACGGCGACCTGAACCAGAGTCGGCGGCATCGCGTGCTGAAGGCGTTCCGCCAGGGTGAGATTCACGTCATGGTCGCGACCGACCTCGCCTCGCGTGGGTTGGACGTGATGGAAGTCTCGCACATCGTGAATTACGACATTCCGGAGGACGCTTCGGTATATGTCCATCGCGTGGGCCGCACGGCGCGGATGGGGCAGTCGGGCTATGCCCTCACGTTCGTGACGCGCGACCAGGGCAACGAGCTGACCGCGATCGAGATGCTGATCAATCGCGAACTGACGCGGATTCCGGTGTTGGAAGAATGGCTCGAAGCCGGCCGGCGTGATTTGGGCGCGAGCGATGACGGGCCCCGCGCGACGTTCGCGCGGTCGCCGCGGCGAGAAGCCGAATCGGGACGGCCAGCGAAGAGGGACGACCGACCGCCGAGGACGGCGCACGCAGTTCCGGCGATGGGAGTCCGAAGCCGCACCACTGAAGCCGCTCCGGCTGGCGAGAAACCCGCCAAGAGCGACGCGAACATCGCCAAGGACACGTCACGGCCTGACGGAGACCCAGCGGAATCCAAGCCTGTCCCGCCGGCGCCGGCGGCGTCGCAGCAAGAGCGAGGAAAAGCCGGACAGCACGGCGAAGACCGAGGCCCCGTCGGTAGCCGAAGCCAAGGACAAACCGCAGCCGAAGCCCGCGCCGAGCGAAAAAAAGAAGAAGCCGGCCGCAGAACCGAAGGACGAGCCGCAAGCGGACACCAAGAAAAAGACCGCCAGCAAGGCCAAAGCCTCAACAACAAAGAAGGCCAAGGCCAAAACCGCTACGTCCGAAAAGCCGACCGCGAAGACAACCAAGAAGACGGTCACAAAAACAGCCAAGAAAACCGGCGGCAAGACAACCAAGAAAGCCGCAGTAAAGGCGACCAAGAAGACGGCGGAAAAGGCCGGCCAGGAAACAGCCAAAAAACCGACGGCAGAGAAGAAACCCTCCACAAAGGAAGCCCCCCCGCCCCAAATCGGCCGAGCCCCAGCCTCCCGCCGAACCAACCCGCCCCACCGGCGTACGCGCCAACCGGCGGCCGACCGGCAGACGGCGGCGAATGCGCTAGCCGGCATTTCCGCTCTCGTGCATTACGAGCGTGCGTTTGCTTCTATTCAGACGATGGCTGGCTTGCAGCAGTGGCCGGCTTGACGATTGGTGGAAGTGGACCGAGATAG